A single genomic interval of Arthrobacter globiformis harbors:
- a CDS encoding HAD family hydrolase: MRLVASDIDGTILGHDGRISDRTVRAFHACRRAGVELVFVTGRPPRWLHPLEEQLGHTGTVICSNGAVVWDLEADKVVSAQTMAIDDIFEIRRIIKEVRPTALFAAETLTGFHLEPGFIENGSSELLSEFTPAPLASTLTAEDAVVKFLAIVREGTADDFLAEVSPAVGNLASVTHSAPTVAMLELAVPGINKAVTLADYAASLGIDAADVVAFGDMPNDIEMLRWAGHGYAMASGHPEAIRAAGQQAPHFDDDGVAQILEERLAALGLQLP, from the coding sequence ATGCGGTTGGTAGCGAGTGACATAGACGGAACGATCCTTGGGCACGACGGAAGAATCAGTGACCGCACCGTCCGCGCCTTCCACGCCTGCCGGAGGGCCGGCGTCGAACTCGTCTTTGTCACCGGCCGCCCGCCGCGCTGGCTGCATCCGCTCGAGGAGCAGTTGGGCCATACAGGCACGGTGATCTGTTCGAACGGCGCCGTGGTGTGGGACCTCGAGGCGGACAAAGTTGTCTCGGCGCAGACGATGGCCATCGACGACATCTTCGAAATCCGGCGGATCATCAAGGAAGTGCGCCCCACCGCCCTCTTCGCCGCCGAGACCCTCACTGGCTTCCACCTCGAGCCCGGCTTCATCGAAAATGGCTCAAGCGAGCTGCTCTCGGAATTCACCCCAGCTCCGCTGGCCTCGACGCTCACCGCGGAAGACGCCGTCGTCAAGTTCCTGGCAATCGTCCGTGAAGGCACGGCCGACGATTTCCTCGCGGAGGTGAGCCCCGCCGTCGGGAACCTCGCCTCGGTGACGCACTCGGCGCCCACCGTCGCCATGCTGGAGCTTGCCGTGCCGGGAATCAACAAGGCCGTCACCCTGGCCGACTACGCCGCCTCCCTGGGCATCGACGCCGCGGACGTTGTGGCGTTCGGCGACATGCCCAACGACATTGAGATGCTCCGCTGGGCCGGCCACGGCTACGCCATGGCCAGCGGGCACCCGGAAGCGATCCGAGCGGCCGGCCAGCAGGCGCCGCATTTTGACGACGACGGCGTGGCCCAGATTCTCGAGGAAAGGCTCGCCGCGCTGGGACTCCAGCTGCCGTAA